Proteins from a genomic interval of Bacteroidales bacterium:
- a CDS encoding DUF86 domain-containing protein: MDNDIKTWLYDILQSINEIESYYEDKPRKFEEYLRDIKTKRAVERNLEIIGEAVYRIRRKDNDFQLENAEKIIGTRNRIIHGYDKVSDDLIWSIVINHLPKLKEEVHSLFSE, encoded by the coding sequence ATGGATAATGATATAAAAACATGGCTTTATGATATCTTACAATCCATAAATGAGATTGAAAGTTATTATGAAGACAAACCCCGAAAATTTGAGGAGTATTTAAGAGACATTAAAACAAAAAGAGCAGTCGAGCGAAATCTGGAAATAATAGGTGAAGCCGTCTATAGAATTCGCAGGAAGGACAATGACTTCCAGCTTGAAAATGCCGAAAAAATCATTGGTACGCGAAATAGAATTATCCATGGATATGATAAAGTATCCGATGATTTAATTTGGAGTATTGTAATCAATCATTTGCCCAAACTAAAAGAAGAAGTACATTCCCTCTTTAGCGAATAA